From a region of the Triticum aestivum cultivar Chinese Spring chromosome 7D, IWGSC CS RefSeq v2.1, whole genome shotgun sequence genome:
- the LOC123164157 gene encoding probable serine/threonine-protein kinase PBL19: MGCFAFKGGKGRRRPAGGGKPPPAEPKPDGPKRSKASSSSASTPTRSIQELSEERGAARLRVFGLEELGSATNGFSRALKIGEGGFGSVYRAFFRSAAGGRVVLAVKRLNQRSLQGHKQWLAEVQFLGVLEHPNLVKLVGYCAVDSEAGKHRLLVYEFMPNKTLDDHLFSRAHPPLPWRTRLQIMAGAARGLDYLHRGLPEVQVIYRDFKASNVLLDGEFRPKLSDFGLAREGPTEGRTHVSTAVVGTHGYAAPDYIETGHLTVKSDVWGFGVVLYEILTGRRSVERSRPAEEQKLLGWVRQHPPGGDSFRTIMDPRLGGRYPLATAREAARLADRCLGKNPKERPDMAEVVEELERVLRMEPAPATPKR, encoded by the exons ATGGGGTGCTTCGCGTTCAAGGGCGGCAAGGGCCGTCGGCGCCCGGCCGGCGGCGGCAAGCCGCCGCCCGCGGAGCCTAAGCCGGACGGGCCGAAGCGGAGCaaggcgtcgtcgtcgtcggcgtCGACGCCGACGAGGAGCATCCAGGAGCTGTCGGAGGAGCGGGGCGCGGCGCGGCTGCGCGTGTTCGGGCTGGAGGAGCTCGGCAGCGCCACCAACGGCTTCAGCCGCGCGCTCAAGATCGGCGAGGGCGGCTTCGGCTCCGTCTACCGCGCCTTCTTCCGCTCCGCCGCCGGCGGCCGCGTCGTCCTCGCCGTCAAGCGCCTCAACCAGCGCAGCCTGCAG GGGCACAAGCAGTGGCTTGCCGAGGTGCAGTTCCTGGGCGTCCTGGAGCACCCGAACCTGGTGAAGCTCGTGGGCTACTGCGCGGTGGACTCGGAGGCCGGCAAGCACAGGCTGCTGGTGTACGAGTTCATGCCCAACAAGACCCTGGACGACCACCTCTTCAGCCGAGCCCACCCGCCGCTGCCCTGGAGGACGAGGCTGCAGATCATGGCCGGCGCCGCGCGCGGCCTCGACTACCTCCACCGCGGCCTCCCGGAAGTCCAG GTGATATACAGGGACTTCAAGGCGTCGAACGTGCTCCTGGACGGCGAGTTCCGGCCGAAGCTGTCGGACTTCGGGCTGGCGAGGGAGGGGCCGACGGAGGGGCGGACGCACGtgtcgacggcggtggtgggcacGCACGGCTACGCGGCGCCGGACTACATCGAGACGGGGCACCTCACGGTGAAGAGCGACGTGTGGGGGTTCGGGGTGGTGCTGTACGAGATCCTGACGGGGCGGCGGTCGGTGGAGCGCAGCCGGCCGGCGGAGGAGCAGAAGCTGCTGGGGTGGGTGCGCCAGCACCCGCCCGGAGGGGACAGCTTCAGGACCATCATGGACCCGCGGCTGGGCGGGCGGTACCCGCTGGCCACCGCGCGCGAGGCGGCGAGGCTGGCGGACCGGTGCCTCGGCAAGAACCCCAAGGAgcggccggacatggcggaggtcGTGGAGGAGCTCGAGCGCGTGCTGCGGATGGAGCCGGCCCCGGCGACGCCCAAGCGGTGA